Genomic segment of Perca flavescens isolate YP-PL-M2 chromosome 7, PFLA_1.0, whole genome shotgun sequence:
ATTTTAATCAAAATCAGAAAAGGAATTTGCCTTGttggttggtgcatacataagcaaacaaacatattaaacattaatatgaaataaacaataaatacagaaacaatcaTAGCTAGGAATTTTGGCAAGACCCCTGCATGTGCCAGTAATATCACAGTTATAGTCCCTGTCCTGGTTTGTCTTTAGTTTACATTagtctttctctctgctttgtCAACACACACTTAAACTGAGCTATAATATTATGAGTAACGTGACTGAATTGTATTTTATGGTATATTTTTCTGTTGACAATACCTCCagctgtcacagaaaaaaatacacgAAGCTCAGATTATATGCTGTATACAGCCAGCTTTATCTCTTTATATCCCTGACCCttcactaagctaaccagctaacGCACAGAGCCTCTCCGTTCACTCTCACAACAACTTTAATATGACATTAAAAGGACAAAACTATGTCCGAGGATACCAATGTTGAAGATACAACGAAAGGGAAATGTTTACAAAAACTAAATTTACCAAGGTTCACGGGCATATTCCTCCATGTTTGTTGTCGTCAGGAGAACGGAGCTGCGTCATCATTGTGCGCGTCGTGTGGTGTTGTGGGAAGTCGTGTCGTCAACTCTCCTCGAAGATCAGAGAGGcgatattctttaaaaaaaaaaattaataggTAACGTTGATTGATTTTCATGCATTAACTAATGTATATAAGTGTAGGTTTTAGTGTTCGTGTAGTTTAGGGGAATTCATGAATTGCATGGGTGTTGCTTTATTCATCCGGTGGCTGCCATTGGCGTCATCGACCGACCGGGTGCAGtaattttatgtaaataaatgttataTCGTGCATTACGCGATTGATTTCAAAATGCAGAATGTCTcccttatttaaaaaagaagactTTGTACAAAACCGAGCAGCTTAAAGTAGCTTACAACAACACAAGCTAACGTTTTCACGTACTGGGAGCCGCAGAGGTACAAAAGCATGCAGGGCTGAAAAATGGTGACCCATTTTATTTCAGTGCAGTCTTGTCAACTACTCTCAGGCTTCAGTCCTGATTCAGGGACCTTTCCTTACATCTCAGGATAACTTTCAGGAGAGTCTCAGCTGTTAAACAATACTGTCTTTGTTACATTTGTACTTTCCTGGTTTTTAAAGtcttacagtaaagttatgtcattttctgaaattaccagacttactagctgttttattatttgcctttacccacttagctaaatcattgtatccacattattggtgattatttatcaaaactctcactgtgttaatattttgtgaaagcaccagtaGTTAACCCTATAATATTgccacaatatcgacattgatgtatttggtcataaatatAATGATATTACGTTATATTATAGTAGCTTACAGTTTCTCACattcctgtgtttgttttttattatgtaaaagccaatcacagcacaaCACCAAGAGTGgcataataaaaatgtaatataacGCTTCCATACTTTATTCTTTAAGTCCTCAAAAAGAAATTGTACCTCCAAAAGTACGCTGAATACAAAGGagaacaatatacattaaaaaatatagtCACAGTATAAAGTACCAACACAATGAATCATAGTTTAGGATATTGGGGTGGCTCATGCCACTCTCTGACTATAAAAGTACTTTGCAGTGATGATGGGAAATTAAACAGTTACCTTAATGTTGCgaaatgtaattgtaattttttgAAGCTGTCCACACCACCAAACACTTTAGTTTGgggtttctttttaaagcaCTGTTGATAAATCTGgcaattattttctcgattaatccaTCAATTGTTTGGTGTTctataaaatgtctaaaatggcAAATATTTTGTCATCAATTTGCTTGTTTTCCCTAACCAACAATAACCAACAACCCAAAACCTAAACGTTATTCCGTTTAGTGTCACATAAGCCAAAAATACATTCAAAGAACTATACATATATTTCAAATTTTAGATTCAATAGACTCAAGATTTGCTTTATTGTCACACATTGTAGGAAATTCCATAAAAACATTCCACCTACATGAAAGACACGGGTAAGCTAAGACAGCTACAGGGAACAAGAAACATATCTAAGGAGAACATTCTAATAAAACAGCACTAAACTGGAAAATAATCAATCCTCaataaatagttaaataaagctcttttgttttcttatcAATTTCATTATATTTAGATGTTTGGGTTACGTATCATTTATTTGGATAGATGCCATTATCTGTGTATCCCTGCTTCCAGCTGCTGAAGTCGGTGGATGAAGGTTTTCTGTCCTGgttgcatcatcatcatcatcctcatcatcatcatcatcatgagtTAATCCTCCCTTCTCTCTGTTGCAGGATGCCTCTCCCCGCGGCACTGCTGGCCCGCTTGGCCAAGAGAGGGATTGTTAAACCATCAGACCAAGGTAGTAGAAAACAGAAGAAGACAAGAAAACCCTAGGCGCATAGAATTcagacatttttagtttttcatgTGTCACGTAACCGCTTTTCTTCTCCAATTCATCCAGAGGTAGATGAGGAGATTATTGCTGAAGATTACGATGACAACAACGTAGATTACGAATCCACGAGAGTTGAGAATCTACCACCTAACTGGTATAAAGTGTTTGACCCTGCTTGGTACGTACAGTATACATGATTTCTACAAGAAGTTGTTGCTGTTGActgacattttatttacatacatttttcttttaagtgTTTTTAGATGGTGAAAGTCCCATACTTTAAATATACCATACATATATTTGTTTCGTATATGTTATTTTATGGGGTCAAACTGAGATTCAAACCCCACTGGTTTTTATAACAAATTACACAGGAATGTAAACCTAATTCTATCTCTGACATAACttattttaaaaggtcatgATGGGTCCGTGTTTTTGTGGTCAGTAATTCTAATATTTTGATGTAAGATTAGTTACGATAATATGGTTTCTCAGTCATTTGTGGCCTGATTTTATATAATGAAGAAAATTTGCAAATAAAATAGTCATTTGGAAAaatgacattatgaaataaaaagcgACTTCGGaaactttcatttttttttttgtcatgtcatattttatattctttGTGTCTGTATACACGTGTGCTAAGCCACCCCTACTGTACGTGTTTATAGTATTATGTTGTTTGTTAAAGGACCACACAGTGTCCTTGATAATTATACTACTTCACTACACTATAAATACTGCTATGCAGAGTTGTGTTTTCAATAATCAAATAATTTCAATTCAAACATTtcctaatattattattaataattattaagtAAGTTATTCCAGCAAATTCaaccattttcttttccttttccttcaaTCCGCAGTGGTCTTCCCTATTACTGGAATGCGGAGACAGATTTGGTGGCGTGGCTGTCCCCAAATGACCCAACTGCAGTGGTAACAAAACCTGCCAAGAAAATCAGAGGTATGGCATTAGAAAGCCTCCGTAAAATAACCTTTTTGACGCAGTTGTGATCGATCATTGCAATTCTTCCACCATGGAAATCTGTTAACACGTACTAATCTATGTGCGACTCACAAATCGTTGCAGGGCTTATCATCACTCGGCCAATAATCTCAgaatgcagtttgtttttggtttattttgtgactattgtctttatttttcagTTGAGGGAGGAGATGAAAGAGTTGAGAGGCCGTTTGAGAAGCCAGACAAAGAGCGAGAGCGGGAAAGAGACAAAGATCGGGAACGGGACAGAGACCGAGAGAGGGATGaagggagggacagagacagaagaaagCTGAGGAGAGAGGACACGGCTCCGTACAGTAAGAACAAAAGAGGTAATGATTACATCGGTATCATACGACAAAAGCATTTTCAAATTAATAATGCGTTTTACATGAATGGAAGTAACATTATTTCCCTTTCAGGGAGAAAAGATGATGAGATGGACCCCATGGATCCAAGTGCTTATTCTGATGCCCCAAGGTACAGTATTTACAGTCATGATAATCAAAGCTCTTGGTCCTGTCTTTAAAGCAGTTCTCCAGACATACTGTATTGCACTTCCATAGCGTTGGGAGAGACAATCggaacaaaataaaagcattagaGGCCTTTCAATCACCAGTATGAGTTGAGCTGGAAAAACTCTAAATCCTACaattcccacaatgcaattttTAACGCATGTTTTTATTATACCCTCACTGTCTGGTAAACAGCCACATAATCTAAACTCCACAACCCTGTTTGTAACACAGGCTTTGTGTTATAAAGTCTCCAGGGCCAAGCTGAGATTATTTTCTCAGACTGGACAAAGCTgatccagagccacagaagaatTAAATATGTCCAGTAAACGGATTTTGATGTGCCTTTTTAAAGTATGAACAGAATGTATAAAGCCAAACTATTTATTAAATCCAACTTATTTATCTTCACAGGGGCAATTGGTCAAGCGGCCTGCCCAAGCGTAATGAAGCAAAGACGGGTGCGGATACCACAGCGGCGGGCCCCCTGTTCCAGCAGCGGCCCTACCCCAGTCCCGGAGCCGTGCTCCGGGCTAACGCAGCAAACCAACTACCCAAAGAGTAAGCCGAGCTCCCGGGGAACAGCTACAAAAGACACAGCTGTACAGTTAGTCTCATCTTAACATTTGCTATTACAGACTGACATTCTTAAGTTGTCTTTTCATTCTAAAACCTGTAATTGTCAGAAATTGAGTGCTGAGCTTTTACACCACCAGTGCATTCATACTCTTGTCAAACATGTAGAACAgttgtaaatatgtttttatatgacCTAAAGATTGACCTTTTTGTTGTTACTAAAGCCATTACTGGACTTCATTTGCTaataaatgtaaagaaaaaactTTGGAAATGACTCATTGCAACTTTTCTTTATGGGATGGTGGTAGATCTTGTAGTAACATCTGTACAAATACAATTcttaacaatgttttattacaaaattgcaaagcttttaaaatccattatttttgaataacacaaaacaacatttcagaTGGGATGGAAAAGGACAGGGGGTATTTGAATCAGTGGTCTGCTGCTCCTACATAGTGACAAATGGTGTCATAATCCAGTGTGAACACTTTCTCATCATGTCGGTCGAGCTGAACCATCGCTTTGCACTTGTTCTTGTCCCGTTGGAGAATACGGCCGACCTGAACAAACAAATGTACGCGCTGTGATtagttacagtacagtacacacatGCTGCAAAAAAAGACTATTCTTTGCTTACCTGTCCTCTGTGCTCTCCCAGTACAACCATTATGGAATCACAGTCACTTTTTGGAATAATGGTTTCCAGCATGCCCTGCTTCACATCTGACACCAAAAGAATACACAGTAGGTTATTCAAACAAACATTCAAGGCTCAGGGGTAGAGAGTGGTTACCTCGTCACTTATAATTAAGATATTAAATGTCACTAATTTATGTGCATCAGGACAATCTTAGCCAATAAGGCACTGATCATTTCTTTATGAGAAAATGAGATGGCACTAATGACTCACCGTCTAACAGTCTTCCCTCCTCAGTtcgacacacacagatagtcGGTGTCAGGACATCCTCTACACGCATCtagaagaaaacaagactgAGCTTAACAACTATGCTAGAAACCCAACATGTATAATTAAAACACTGcaacttaaaggacaattctggcgcaaaatgaacctaggggttaataacacatgttttcatgctaatcaaatgtgaccagttttatcgcaaactgctaattagctcataaacgctagtcgtcggggcatgcgaaagtaaaaagaaatcgctatttctataccgcTAACCGGGCTCAAAATAGcgccacacttccacggtagcataatgagggtccctacatgtaaaccgaagcattgagaactttgtaagtgtacagacagtttattaaaaagatagattataaagactgtactgttcagattacaggcaggcgccatcttgagCTACGTTACTGGTTACACGGCGgttgtcgttcgactggtcgggACTGTTTtccccaagatggcgcctgcttgTATAGTGAACggtctttttaataaactgtctgtacacttacaaagttctcaatgcttcggtttacatgggaccctcattatgctactgtggaagtgtggcgctattttgagccttgctaatggtgtagaaatagtgatttctaTGGGGATGGTATGGGCTTGggaaaacaaatgtttatttCATCCTCATTTATGTTGTATTACTATTGTACAAAGTTTGAATCTATTGTCCTGactttatataataatataataataataataataataataataaaaaaccttGAAcaagaaatagcgatttctttttactttacccatgCCCTAACGACtggcgttataagctaattagccgTTTGCGATACAACTGGTCACAttggattagcatgaaaacatatcccagagaacggtcgactctgtacacgtgttattaacccctaggttcattttgcgccggaattgtccttttaagATATGGTGCAATATTCCATAATTTTTCTGTGTCTGGGCAGCTACCTTTTAATGGTA
This window contains:
- the pqbp1 gene encoding polyglutamine-binding protein 1; protein product: MPLPAALLARLAKRGIVKPSDQEVDEEIIAEDYDDNNVDYESTRVENLPPNWYKVFDPACGLPYYWNAETDLVAWLSPNDPTAVVTKPAKKIRVEGGDERVERPFEKPDKERERERDKDRERDRDRERDEGRDRDRRKLRREDTAPYSKNKRGRKDDEMDPMDPSAYSDAPRGNWSSGLPKRNEAKTGADTTAAGPLFQQRPYPSPGAVLRANAANQLPKE